A genomic stretch from Pseudomonas sp. MUP55 includes:
- a CDS encoding AraC family transcriptional regulator, whose translation MTDFYYSSVFVKDQNAADEHFDSYCCNLKVTAGPSGKLEYSSKICLLGASFASTSSSPSGWGYETKGEQDGFLITIPHVGHITWKTNKSTFQSKENLVFLGDQREVVSAEYSENVNYTTLYIDHLDMHRYLALILGEPPKSRIFFNNPSATTNVATCLTSIAKCLLDISKDAPSTSGRILSHLKESLISYTLYNLENNYSNVIHDQSQTLRPSPYCIRQVANYIDNNYKENITVAQLAGCAGISIRSLQLGFKTFKNITPMAYLRDIRLQHARQLLISGQYQDNIKFVAKECGFNSYYLFTRYYSARHHEQPIDTFRNSLLRRS comes from the coding sequence ATGACTGATTTCTATTACTCATCTGTTTTTGTAAAAGACCAAAACGCGGCAGATGAGCACTTCGATAGTTATTGCTGCAATTTGAAAGTGACAGCCGGGCCAAGTGGAAAACTTGAGTATTCATCAAAGATATGCCTGCTTGGAGCATCATTTGCAAGCACATCATCAAGCCCTAGCGGCTGGGGTTATGAGACGAAAGGCGAGCAAGATGGGTTCTTGATTACGATACCTCATGTAGGTCACATCACATGGAAAACTAATAAAAGTACATTTCAGTCTAAAGAGAATTTGGTGTTTCTCGGTGATCAAAGGGAGGTTGTTTCTGCGGAGTATTCTGAAAACGTGAATTACACCACCTTATATATTGATCATTTAGATATGCATAGATATCTTGCGTTAATCCTGGGAGAACCACCAAAATCGCGAATATTCTTCAACAATCCCTCCGCCACCACAAACGTGGCGACTTGCCTAACCAGCATAGCAAAATGTTTACTAGACATATCGAAAGATGCACCTTCTACATCCGGCAGAATCCTGTCGCACCTAAAGGAATCTTTGATCAGCTACACGCTCTACAATTTAGAAAACAACTATTCCAATGTAATACATGATCAAAGTCAGACTTTACGGCCAAGTCCTTATTGCATTCGACAAGTAGCAAACTACATCGATAATAACTACAAAGAAAATATCACCGTAGCTCAACTCGCGGGCTGCGCAGGAATAAGCATCAGGTCGTTACAGCTAGGATTCAAAACGTTCAAAAATATCACGCCTATGGCATACCTGCGTGACATTAGGCTGCAGCATGCGCGACAGCTTTTGATTTCGGGGCAGTATCAAGACAACATAAAGTTCGTAGCCAAAGAGTGCGGCTTTAACAGCTATTACTTGTTCACTCGTTATTACAGTGCAAGGCATCATGAGCAGCCGATAGATACATTTAGAAACTCGTTACTACGGCGAAGCTAG